The Solanum lycopersicum chromosome 2, SLM_r2.1 DNA window GTGTGCTTGGACTATTCCACGGGTACCTACTACCTCCATTCGTATATGACCCTAAGACCTCAGGCGATCATTtggggtggtggtggtggtggtaggGTTCATCAATGTTACTCATTTATCAGATTCTTCTGTTTCAGCATGTATATGTGTTCTTTGTCCTGACTGAATGGATGTTAATTGTTGAGCAGGCTTCCGAATGGTTGAAGATTTCTGGtattttcactttttcatcaactGAACATGCAGTACAACTGGATCTGATTGGTAGGGTTCATGGGTTTCCTGATGCTGAAAGCTACTTCAATAACTTGAGCAAAGAAGATAAGAATGATAAGACATATGGTGCTCTTCTACATTGTTATGTTCGCCAGTGCCAAATGGAAAAGGCATTGACACATCTGCGGAAGATGGAGGAGGAGGGTGTCTCTCTATCTTCTGTGGCCTTCAACGATATAATGTCACTGTACACGAGAACTGGTGAGTATGAAAGGATCCCTGAAATGCTACACCATATGAAGGAAATTGGGGTCCAACCTAACAATTTAAGTTACAGAATCTGTATCAATTCGTATGGAGCAAGATCAGATATTGAGGGGATGGAGAGGGTCTTAAATGAAATGGAGAATCAATCCTTCATTGTCATGGACTGGAACACCTATGCTGCTGTGGCAAATACATATGTTAAAGAAGGCCTAAATGATAAAGCAAACAGTTTCCTCAAGAAAGCGGAGGAGAAGATCGATAATAAAGAAGGGATTGGGTATAACTACCTCATCTCTGTACATTCTAAACTAGGAAACAAAGATGAAGTCATAAGATTATGGTTTCTCGAGAAGAGTGCTCTAAAGAGGTGCATAAATCGGgattatataaatatgttagAAGCTCTTGTGAGACTTGATTCACTTGAAGAAGCGGAGCAGTTGCTCAAAGAGTGGGAGACATCTGGTAACTGTTATGATATCAGAGTGCCATACATAGTCATTATAGGGTATATGGATAAACAGCTATATGAAAAGGCAGAGACCATGCTTGAAGATATATCTACAAAAGGGAAGATACTAACACCAAATATTTGGGGGAGGCTGGCGGCAGGCTACCTAGATAAAGATAAGTTTGAGAGGGCTGTGAAATGCATGAAAGTTGCTCTTTCCTTGAAGAAGGATAGAAAAGGATGGAAGCCTGACCCTAAGGTCATCATGAGAATACTCAGTTTGTTTGCGGAGAATGGCAATGTGAATGACGCTGAATCATTTTTTCACTCACTGAGGCCCATTGTCGCTGTAAACAGAGAGATGTATCATGCCTTACTAAAATCATATATAGCAGGTGGTAAAGAAGTTGAAAGCCTTCTAAACAATATGAGAGATGATAACATTGACgaaaatgaagaaacaaaagtGATACTTGGAATAAACCAATGAGGTTCGAAAAGTTACATATTCTGTAGGAATTTCTTCAATTGTCAATTCTAGATAACTGTTTAGTCTAGTCATGGACATGTGTTTGTCCAGGCTTGCCATGTTCATAACAGTTTATGCCGATCCTTTGTTTTTCCTCCTTCCATAGTTCTTGGTTTGTTTTCTTCTCCTCATAATGTTGTCCATTCCCTTGAAAATCATTGCCAAGTCTTTCTGATTTTCTTCATCATTATCTAATTCATTTTCTATTTCCTCAAAGAAGGTTTTGAATATACAACATTCAATCTCTTTCTTTCCCTTCCATGGTTTTGAAGACAAGTTTTCTTGTAAATGATAAGCTTGATTCGAAGTTCATCATATGACATTTGAACCAGACTTTCATATTCCATTGCATCAACAAAAGGTTTCCACTCTCTAGGCAAAATCCTCAGAA harbors:
- the LOC101246213 gene encoding pentatricopeptide repeat-containing protein At4g21705, mitochondrial gives rise to the protein MQVNRRIIQALTGITNRFYHSDKPKKVSLYSKISPLGNPSCSVTNELDEWVCKGNKIRFAEIQRIILDLRKRKRFGQALEASEWLKISGIFTFSSTEHAVQLDLIGRVHGFPDAESYFNNLSKEDKNDKTYGALLHCYVRQCQMEKALTHLRKMEEEGVSLSSVAFNDIMSLYTRTGEYERIPEMLHHMKEIGVQPNNLSYRICINSYGARSDIEGMERVLNEMENQSFIVMDWNTYAAVANTYVKEGLNDKANSFLKKAEEKIDNKEGIGYNYLISVHSKLGNKDEVIRLWFLEKSALKRCINRDYINMLEALVRLDSLEEAEQLLKEWETSGNCYDIRVPYIVIIGYMDKQLYEKAETMLEDISTKGKILTPNIWGRLAAGYLDKDKFERAVKCMKVALSLKKDRKGWKPDPKVIMRILSLFAENGNVNDAESFFHSLRPIVAVNREMYHALLKSYIAGGKEVESLLNNMRDDNIDENEETKVILGINQ